The following proteins are encoded in a genomic region of Devosia lucknowensis:
- a CDS encoding glycoside hydrolase family 108 protein, producing MAKGNLQRCLDVVFPFEGGYVDHPRDPGGATNMGITFDVLRKWRGKPITKQDVRDLTKAEAEQIYARNYARPLHFDDLPIGIDLTTLDFGINSGVSRSARYLQAVVSAKQDGVIGEADTLPKVKTANPRDVIKKLCARRLSFVQSLKIWDTFGKGWSRRIAHMEATALSWVSSKSQLEADAKDARNKSAGQGTVAVGTGAGGVGIDQAAGAPVGILLVVVAVVAGVFIVRAVINGQRAKALAEAAANQA from the coding sequence ATGGCCAAAGGCAACCTTCAGCGCTGCCTCGATGTCGTATTCCCTTTTGAAGGCGGATACGTCGACCACCCGCGCGACCCCGGCGGCGCCACGAACATGGGCATCACCTTCGACGTGCTGCGAAAATGGCGCGGCAAGCCGATCACGAAGCAGGACGTGCGCGACCTGACAAAGGCCGAGGCGGAGCAGATCTACGCTCGGAACTACGCCCGTCCGCTGCATTTCGACGACCTTCCCATTGGCATCGACCTGACCACGCTGGATTTCGGCATCAATAGTGGCGTGAGCCGATCTGCCCGTTATCTGCAGGCGGTGGTCAGCGCGAAACAGGATGGCGTAATCGGCGAGGCTGACACGCTGCCCAAGGTCAAAACTGCCAATCCCCGTGACGTCATCAAGAAGCTCTGTGCGCGTCGCCTGTCGTTTGTCCAGAGCCTGAAGATCTGGGACACGTTCGGCAAAGGCTGGTCGCGCCGCATCGCGCATATGGAAGCCACTGCGCTATCGTGGGTTTCCAGTAAGTCGCAGCTTGAAGCAGATGCCAAGGATGCGCGCAACAAATCTGCCGGGCAGGGCACTGTGGCGGTCGGAACAGGCGCCGGCGGCGTCGGCATCGATCAGGCCGCAGGCGCACCCGTTGGCATTTTGTTGGTCGTGGTGGCCGTGGTCGCAGGCGTGTTCATTGTCCGCGCCGTGATTAACGGGCAGCGCGCCAAGGCGCTGGCAGAAGCGGCGGCCAATCAGGCCTAA
- a CDS encoding DUF6894 family protein, whose product MPKFTFETQRSDEETEPDFVTGEFDTVEHARREANQAFHEMAMDVRPSAELSTVRVTVKDDQGRIVARRVARFEAEDINP is encoded by the coding sequence GTGCCGAAGTTCACGTTCGAGACACAGCGCAGCGACGAAGAAACCGAACCAGATTTCGTCACCGGCGAATTCGACACCGTCGAGCACGCACGCCGAGAGGCCAATCAAGCTTTCCACGAGATGGCCATGGACGTCCGCCCGAGCGCTGAACTCAGCACGGTGCGGGTGACCGTGAAGGACGATCAAGGCCGCATCGTTGCGCGCAGGGTCGCGCGGTTCGAGGCCGAGGACATCAATCCTTAG